DNA from Megalopta genalis isolate 19385.01 chromosome 15, iyMegGena1_principal, whole genome shotgun sequence:
GAAGAAGCCGAGAATAAAGAGCTATGATTCGACCCAAATTGCTACCCAGTTATGGCGAAGAAGGTCTACGAACTCAGACCGAGTCTTAGATCAGGCCAGGTCTTAGATCAGGTCATCAGCTGTTTATCATTAGCCAGTATTGTAAGCAAAATGTATTCTTCGTTCCAGGATCCGTTCACGATTCTCAGTCTAATTAATCGAAGAGAGTTCAATGAAGAGAAGACGAAGAAGTGGAGCAGATCGGTTATGACTGATGTAACGGGTCGCCTCGTGTCTTGTCTTGTAAATAGGGCTGCAGTGTCAAGATCTGGCTGTGGGAAGGTGGGCGGGGGTGTGGGAATACCCAGTGGGCAACCGGCCAAAAATCACTCGTTCCTGAATGTCGGTGAAAAGGATTCGGCGGAGGGGAGACCGGCATATAGCGTCGCGACGCACGGCGTCCGACTTAGTCTTTGGTCGGCGTCATCGTTCAAAAGTCGCTGTCCCttcggaagagaaagagagttaAGACTCCTGCCGGTGCAGTGGTTAGAGATTGGATCGTCGGAGGACCAGACAGGATAAACAATGCCGGTATGTGTCGAGCGAAACGGTCAACCCCGAAGACACGGCGGTGTCCGTTCCGCGAGCAACAGTGGACCAATGTCGCGATAAATTGCCGATAATCACGGGCCCGTTAACGAGCATCGCGACATGCGAGAAGGGAACCGC
Protein-coding regions in this window:
- the LOC143260596 gene encoding uncharacterized protein LOC143260596; its protein translation is MAKKVYELRPSLRSGQDPFTILSLINRREFNEEKTKKWSRSVMTDVTGRLVSCLVNRAAVSRSGCGKVGGGVGIPSGQPAKNHSFLNVGEKDSAEGRPAYSVATHGVRLSLWSASSFKSRCPFGRERELRLLPVQWLEIGSSEDQTG